In Glycine max cultivar Williams 82 chromosome 10, Glycine_max_v4.0, whole genome shotgun sequence, the DNA window TCAAGGAGAAGGGATTAACTCAGTTGGTTAAGCAATGTTCATGAGTTATTGTAAACTCTCTcacaccattttttatttttatagatttaaaaaatatgatattgatACATGTACTTTTAGATCTGCTACATGTTTCTAATTTGGGAACTCATTATGATAACTGCAGGTGGTCAATAATAGCATCTCAGTTGCCAGGAAGGACTGACAATGATATCAAGAACTATTGGAACACCaagcttaagaaaaaaatgatgggaGTGAAAATGAACCCTTCAGCACTGAAGAAACCTCACCAAGTTAACCTTTCATCCATGCTTCAAAACTCAACACCATCATCACCCTTCACCTCATTATCCTTCAAAAACAACCACAACAACTCTTACTACTACCAACCCCATTTGCCCTTTACAGGCTCCGAGTCCATGACATATTCAAGTCTTCTCAGTGACAATTATTCCACTTTTGAGAGCCTTCAGAATTACCAAGTTAATAATAGTGGCTTTATGTTAGGATGTGAAACAAGTTGCAGCTCTTCTTCAGATGGAAGTTGCAACAACAATCAGATCAATCATGTCAAGGAAGCAGAACTTGGATTTATTGGTGATGGAACCTTTTGTGACCAGATAATAGGTGGTGGTTTTAGTTACCTCAATAGTGGGGTGGAACTGGAAGATACTCAAAAGTTGGTGCCCTCCAATGCTGGTAAGGTTAATAGTGGGGTGACAGATGAAGAAAGTAGATTATGGGGAGAAAGTCCATTAGAGTATGGTCTAGAAGAAATTAAACAGCTAATTAGCACTAGTAGTTGCAACAACTTTATGCTTGATGACAGCAAGACAGGGGAAATGGCCATGTACTACTGATGCTGACTAGTTAAAAATCAAGAACATTTGAAAGGGTAATAAACAAGGGCATGGGTTGAAGTTAGAACTAGTACTAGAAGattcagatttgatttggacTTGGTGTGTGTTTTTGTGGGGGAAAGGTAGTGTACTAGTGTTCAATTGGTCCACTTACTTTTTTTACAGTACATGTTGATGTTGGAAGTTTCCTTTGTTTTGTATCATTTACTTGGTGCAGGTATCATTAACCCCACCATAATAACATA includes these proteins:
- the LOC100820139 gene encoding transcription factor RAX2, coding for MGRAPCCDKANVKKGPWSPEEDEKLREYIEKHGTGGNWIALPQKAGLKRCGKSCRLRWLNYLRPNLKHGEFSEGEDRIICTLFASIGSRWSIIASQLPGRTDNDIKNYWNTKLKKKMMGVKMNPSALKKPHQVNLSSMLQNSTPSSPFTSLSFKNNHNNSYYYQPHLPFTGSESMTYSSLLSDNYSTFESLQNYQVNNSGFMLGCETSCSSSSDGSCNNNQINHVKEAELGFIGDGTFCDQIIGGGFSYLNSGVELEDTQKLVPSNAGKVNSGVTDEESRLWGESPLEYGLEEIKQLISTSSCNNFMLDDSKTGEMAMYY